Below is a window of Halolamina sp. CBA1230 DNA.
TCAGCCGTCGACGGAGACGGCGCTTTTCTCGCCGTGACGTCGACAACCCAACACAGCGCTCGCGTGGCGAGGGGTCCGCCACCATCGGCGCATCGTCGGGCCGACCACGGGGGCCACCCGGTCCGACACAACTCCGCCTCCTCCGCCTTTCCACCTTTCGCACGTCTCAGCGACGGGTGAGCGTGACACGTTCGCCCGACTCGGCGGCCTCGTACGCCGCGTCCATGATCGCCACGTCGGTCAGCCCGTCCTGCCCGTCCGGCTCCGGCGGCGTCCCGGTCAGCACGCAGTGGGCGAAGTAGTCGAACTCCTCACGGGTCTCGTCGGCTCCGAGCCCGGAGAGCTCCACGTCGCCGTCCTCCGTACTGACACGGACGGTCCGGTCCGCGCCGGGGACGAACGCGTTCTCGACCCTGATCCGGCCGTCGCTGCCGGCCAGTTCCAGCCACGAGTCGGCGTCGCCGCTGAAGCTCGCGGTGAACTCGCCGACGACGCCCTCGGGGAACGACGCGAGCACGTGGACGTGTTCGTCGGCGAACCGCGGGCTGTCGGAGTCGTCCGGCCGGTCGCCGAACGGCTCGCTCGCGTGGGCCATCGCCTCGACGGCGCCGGGGTCGGCGCCGAGCAGGTACCGCGTCGTGTTGAGCGGGTAGACGCCCACGTCCACGAGCGCGCCGCCGCCCGCGAGTTCGGCGTCGAGACGCCACTGGTCGGGCCTTTTCGAGCCGTCGAGGACGGGGAACGTGAACTCCCCCATCGCCTTCGTCGGGTCGCCGATGCCGCCCCGCGAGACGAACGAGCCGAGCGCGCGGATCACGGGGTCGGCCTGCATCCGGTAGGCGGTCATCAGCGTCACGCCCGCCTCCTCGCAGGCGTCGACGGCCGCGACCGCACGCTCGGTCGTCGCTTCGAGGGGTTTCTCGCAGATCACGTGTTTCCCGTGGTTCGCGGCGGTGCGGACGTGGTCGAGGTGGAGCCGGTTCGGCGTCGCGACGTAGGCCGCGTCGTAGGCGTCGAGCCCCGCGCCCTCGGCGTACGTCTCGTAGCTCAGCGGGACGGCGTCGTGCTCGTCGGCCACGCGCTCGGCCTTCTCGGGGTCGCCGGAGACGACGGCGCCGACCTCGGCGTAGTCGCCCGCCTCGATCGCGGGGATCGAGACGTTCCGGGCGTAGTTCCCCAGGCCGACGACGGCCAGGGGGGCGGTCCCCTCGGGGTCGGTGTCCCAGTCGCGCGTCGAGGCGGCATCGACGAGTGCCTGCAGGTCCATGTCCCGACGTTGGGAGCGGGCGGGAAAACGGTTGGCGAAGGGGAATCGACCGACGGCTTGGACCGACGAGCAGGGGGAGAGCTTTCCTCTCCGGGCCACACCTTCCCCCATGGAACCGATCAACGAAGCCGACCTGCCGTGGACGACGACCGAACGCGGCGAGACCGAGTTCCGCCGGAAAAAGCTCGCCGCCGCGGCGGCGGAAGGCGACCCCGACCTGGGCTGTAGCCTCTACGAACTCCCGCCCGGGAAGCGCTCGTGGCCGTACCACTACCACACGGGCAACGCCGAAGCGCTCTACGTACTCGCCGGGAGCGGACTGCTCCGCGCCAGCGACGACGAACACGAACTTCAGGCGGGCGACTACGTGGCTTGCCCGACCGGTCCCGAGGGTGCCCACCGCGTGGTCAACGACGGCGACGAACCGCTGCGCTACCTCGCGATGTCGACGATGAACGACCCCGACGTGACCGTCTACCCCGACTCCGAGAAGATCGGCGTGTACGCGGGGTCGCCGCCCGGCGGCGACGGCGAGCGCGACGTGGACGGCTACTACGACCGCGACGCGACCGTCGACTACTGGGACGGCGAGGAGTGAGCGGTGGCCTGAGCCGGTCTTACGCCGGAATCGCCTCGAACTCGTTTCAGTAACGCCGCTTACAGAAACATCATTCAGATTATCTTTTTGGTGGCGTGGGCCGTACATCTACGTGTATGAGGGACCCCAACCCACGCGGCCCACGACCGACCGTTTCCGATACGAGCGCGCCGGGACTCGGCGACTCGTGGGGGATGTTGCTCGGGACGCTGTTCGCGGGCGTCGTGCTACTCGGTGGGCTGTTGACCGCCGTCACGTCGCCAGCGCTGTTCACCGGGCTCGTGATCGGCCTCGGCGTCGGCGTCGCGGCCGGCGTCGTCACCACGCGACGGCGCGCGTCCCTGGACAGCCAGCTCTGTCTCCCGCGAACGGGCGTCTGTGTCAGGATCTGAACACACCATCCAACCATTCTTCTTACATAAACGCAGTTCACCGAACACTTTTTCGGGTGTGCCCCCAGATTTCACCTATGAGCGAGCGGCTCGAGTCGATTCAGGACTGTGAGGACTGCGTCGAGCCCGCCGACGCGTTCGGGCTGGTGGCCAACGAGACCCGGCTGTCGATCCTCGAAGCGCTGTGGACCGCCGACTCCTCGCCGGTGCGGTTCTCCGAACTCCGTGCGGAGGTGGGCATGCGCGACAGCGCGCAGTTCAACTACCACCTCGACAAGCTGACCGACCAGTTCGTCCGGAAGGTCGACGAGGGGTACGAGCTCCGCCACGCGGGCGAGAAGGTGGTGCAGGCGGTGCTCGCGGGCTCGTTCACCCAGCACCCGACGCTCGACCCCATCGACGTCGGCGACCCCTGCGTGAACTGCGGCGCCGACCTCCGGGCGACGTACGAGGACGAACAGCTCTCGATCGCCTGCCCCGACTGTGGCTACGGCCACGGCGAGTACGCGTTCCCGCCGGGCGGGCTGACCGACCGCACCGACGAGGAGCGGCTCGCGGCGTTCGACCAGCGCGTCCGCCACCTCCACTGTCTCGCGAAGGACGGCGTCTGCCCCGAGTGTAGCGGCCGGATGGAGACCACCGTCGAGCGCGCCGAGGGCTGCTGTGTCGGGAGCGAACTCACGGCGATCCACCGCTGCTCGCAGTGCAACCACCAACTCTGTTCGGCGGTCGGGCTGGCGCTGCTCGACGACAGCGTCGTCGTCGGCTTCCACCGCGAACACGGCGTCTCCCTCTCGGATCGCCCCTACTGGACGCTCCCGTGGTGTGTCTCCGACGACGCCATCGACCTGGTGAGCGAGCAGCCACAGCGCTTCGAGGTGACGATCGAACTCGACGGCGGGGCGCTGACGGTGACGCTCGACGACGACCTGAGCGTGCTCGACACCGAGCGCTCCGCCTGATCCCCCCGCTTCGGCCCTCCACTCGCCCGCGGTCGATCCCCCAAAGCCTATGCCGGGACCCGACCGCCACTTCCCCATGGCGACGTCCCCGCCAGCCGTCGAGATCGACGGCCTCCACAAACGGTTCGGCAGCGTGACCGCCCTCCGCGGTATCGACCTCACCGTCGAACGCGGCGAGGTGTTCGGCTTCCTCGGCCCCAACGGCGCCGGGAAGTCGACCACGATCGACTGCCTGCTCGACTACCTCCGGCCCACCGAGGGAGGAGTCGAGGTGTTCGGCATCGACGCCCAGCAGGAGTCCGGCCGCGTGCGCCAGCGCGTCGGCGTGCTCCCGGACGGCTACGACACGTTCCCGGAGTACACGGCCCGCGACCACGTCGCGTACGCCATCGACTCGAAGGACGCGACCGACGACCCCGACGCGCTGCTCGACCGCGTCGGCCTCGCCGGCGAGGAGGAGCGCGTCGCGGACGACTTCTCGAAGGGGATGACCCAGCGGCTCATGCTCGCGATGGCGCTCGTCGGCGATCCCGACCTGCTCGTGCTCGACGAGCCCTCGACCGGGCTCGACCCCAACGGCGTTCGGCTGATGCGCGAGATCGTGCGCGAGGAGGTCGACCGCGGCGCGACCGTGTTCTTCTCTAGCCACATTCTCGACCAGGTCGAACGCGTGAGCGACCGCGTGGGGATCCTCGCCGACGGCGAACTCGTCGCCGTCGACAGCGTCGAGGGGCTGCGCGGTGCGGGCGCCGTTTCGGCGCTCACGGTCCACTGCGACCCGCTCACCGAGTCGGCCGTCGACGCCGTCGGGTCGCTCGCCGACGTCGAGTCGGTCGAGGCCGAGGAGGGCCGGATAACGGCCACCTGTGCCGGCCCGGCGAAAGTCGACGTGCTCGACACGCTCCGGGAGCACGGCGCGGAGATCCGCGACGTCGAGTCAGACGCCGGCTCGCTGGAGTCGGTGTTCGCGGCGTACACCGGCGAAGGCGGCGACGGCGGCGGCGCGGGTGCGTCGGTCGAGGCCACGGGGGTGGCGGAGTGAGCCTCCGTACTGTCGCCGAGAAGTACGCCCGCGACACCCGCCGGACCAAATCCGTCTGGGTGGTGACGGCGCTGTTCGTCGCCGTGTTCGGTTTCCTCGGCTGGTCGGGCGCGTACGACTACAACGGCGAGGTGCGGGCGCTCGCGGCCGGAGGGATCGGGAACTCCGCGGCGATACTGGTGCCGCTGACGACGCTCGCGCTGGGCAACGGCGCCGTCGCCGGCGGACGGGAGTCGGGCTCGCTCCGCGTGCTGCTCGCCTTCCCCCACTCCCGACGGGAGGTGGCTGCCGGCGCGTTCCTCGGCCGGCTCGGGCCGCTCCTGCTCGCGGTCGTCGCCGGTCTCCTCGCGGCGCCGATCACCTACACCGTCCGGGCCGGCCAGCTCCCGGGCGTCGACTACCTCGTCCTCGTCGGGCTCGTGGTGCTGTGGACGGTGTTCTGTACCTCGCTGGCGGTCGGCATCTCCGCGCTCGTCTCCACGGGTCGGCGCGCCATCGCCGGCGGGCTCGGGACGTACATCGGCTTCCTCTTCCTCTGGAGCTGGGTGCCGAGCCAGATCGTGCGGCGCCTCTACCCGCGGGAGGAGCGGTACCCGCTCCCGGAGTGGGCGCAGATCTGGAACGCGCTCGACCCGATCTCGGCGTTCACGGGGGCGACGCGGCTGCTCAACTACCGGCCCGACGAGGCGCTGGCGGTCTACGAGACGATCCCGTTCTCGGCGGCCGTGGTCGCGGCTTGGGTGCTAGTCCCGATGGCGTTGGCGCTCTGGCGGTTCCCGAACACGGATCTCTGAGGTGTCGACGACAACAAAAAGGACGGCCGAAAGCGTCAGTCGTCGCAAGCGGAGACGAGACTGAAACGCTGACTCCCTACTCGGTCGCCGGTTTCAGTCGTCGTTGGTCTTGATGTCCGCGCTCAGCCCCTGTGCCATCTCGATGTCCTTCGAGTTGTTCAGGGTCCAGGCGGTGCGCTCGGTGACGGCCTCGATGACCTCACGCGCGCTGGGGTAGCCGTTGCCGGACTTCTTCACGCCGCCGAAGGGGAGCTGGACCTCGGCGCCGATGCAGGGGAGGTTGCCGTACGCCAGCCCGATCTCCGCGTTGTCGCGGAAGTAGTTGATCTGGCGGTAGTCCTCCGAGATGATCGCGCCCGCGAGCCCGTACTCGGTGTCGTTGTGGATCTCCACCGCGTCCTCGATGTCGCCGCTGTACTTCAGCAGGGCGACGTGCGGGCCGAACACTTCCTCGTGGGTGCAGCGCAGGTCCTCGTGGGGGTCGGCCTCGTAGACGAACGGCCCGACCCAGTGGCCGTCCTCGTGGCCGTCGGGGATCTCGTTGTCGTCGAGCTCCTCGCGGTCGACGAGCACGTTCACGCCCTCGTCCTTCGCGAGCTGGTTGTAGCTGGAGACCTTCTCCTCGTGCTCCTCCTCGATCAGCGGGCCCATGAACGTGTTCTCGTCGAGCGGGTCGCCGACGGCGACCTTCTTCGCGTTCTCGACGAAGCGCTCCTTGAACTCGTCGTACACGTCCTCGTGGACGACGAGGCGCTCGGAGGAGACACAGCGTTGGCCGGTCGTCTTGAAGCTCGACATCACCGCGGAGTGGACCGCGACGTCGAGGTCGGCCTCCTCGGTGACGACGATGTTGTTCTTCCCGCCCATCTCACACGCCGCGAGCTTGCCGGGCTCGCCGCCGACCTTGGAGGCGATCTCGTGGCCGACCTCGGCGCTGCCCGTGAACAGCACGGTGTCGATCCGGCCGTCGTCGGTGATCGCCGCGCCGGCGTCGCCGAACCCCTGGACCATGTTGAACACGCCGTCGGGGATCCCCGAGTCCTCGAACATCTCGGCGATGATCTGGCCACACCACGGCGTCTGCTCGGCGGGCTTCCAGACGACGGTGTTGCCCTCGACCAGCGAGACGGCCATATGCCAGAACGGGATCGCGACCGGGAAGTTCCACGGCGTGATACAGCCGACGACGCCGCGGGGTTTGCGGCGCATGTAGGCGTCCTTGCTCGGGATCTCGGAGGGGACCACGTCGCCCTTCGGGTGGCGGGCGTCGCCGGCGGCCCACTCGACCATGTGCCAGGCCTCGGTCACGTCGGCTTTCCCCTCGGATATCTCCTTCCCGCACTCCTTGGTGACGATCTCGCCGAGCTCCTCGTGGCGGTCTTTGAGCTCCTGGTAGATGTCCCAGAGGTACTCCGCGCGGTCGATGTGGGAGAGCGCCTTCCACTCCTCGAACGTGTCGTCGGCGGCGGCGATAGCCTCGTCGACGTCGTCCTCGGTGCCGCGGTGGAACTCCCCGAGCGTGTCGCCGTTGGCGGGGTTCTCGCTCGTGAACGTCTCCGTGCCGGTGCCTTCGACCCACTCGCCGTCGATGTAGTGCTTGTAGGGTTCGCTGCTCATGTGTACGGAGAGTGGGGGCGTCGGCGTGAAAAACCCTGCCGGTCGACGGTCGATCGGTGGGGTGGTAGCTCGGTGAGTGTCGGAGTTATCAGGTCGTTGGGAGGGGGCTATCGATCATCCCTCGCGACAGTACTACGTCTGCCCCATTGCGGTGTCCTCCGCGACAGCACCAGCAACACTGCGGAGTGAGCATGTCCACTTGTGACCGAAGTGCGCCGGGCACGAGGCCCGGCGAGGCGCCGAGTCCCCACCCCTCCCCCCGCGGGTGTGACCGTTTCGCCCGCGAGGCGTCCACCGTCACCGAACCGCTGCCGCGGTCGGCGCGTGACGTGAGCCCCTGCGTGGGCGAACGAGCGCGCGAGGGACGAGTGAGCGAAGCGAACGAGTCGGCTGGGGAGGTGTGAGGGCTGTGCGGGGCGGTGCAGTCACAAGTGGTCATGCTTCGAGATGCTGTTGCGGGTGCTGTCCCAGTAGCCACCAATCGAGGTGCTGTTGCGGTCAGGGTTCCACTGATCACCGGCCCGAGCCGCGTCCTCTCCTGAAAACAGATCTCCCCGAACTCACGATCATCACTCGGACGCCCGCTCGGCCTCACCCGCCCGCGTCTCGATCTCACCTTTCAACTCCGCCGCGGCGAACGTGTGGTCCGGACGAACCGAGACGAAATCCAGAAACTCCCTGGCCGCTAGCAGTTCCGCCTCGTCGTAGTGTTCGAGCGCCGCTTTCACGGCTGATTTCGCGCCGATCAGCGGCTCCAGCGCCGCGAGCGCACACGCGAGGTCGTAGGACTTCGCCGCCGCCATCGTCGCCCCGCCGTCGTCGTCCTCGCGGACGTTGGTGGCGTCGATGACGTAGATCTCACCCTCGACCACGAGCACGTTCTCCGCCCGCAGGTCGCCGTGGGCCAGCCCGTGGTCGTGCATCCGCCGGAGCGCCGCGAACACGTCGGGCGCGAGCTCGCGCTCCCGCGCCTCGTCGAGGTCGTCCAGCGCGTCGAACGCCGGGAGGTACTCCATCACCAGCACGCCCATCCCCTCGATCTCCAGCGCCTCGATCGGCTCCGGGACGTTCACCCCCACCTCGTGCAGGCGCTCGGTCGCCTCCAGTTCGTGCTCGGCCATCTGGTAGGGGGTGCCGTAGTGGCCGAAAAACCCCTCCGTACCCGAGGAGAACGCGCCGAGGTTCCGGGTCGCCGTGAACAGCGCGTGGACCAGCGAGTTCTGCTCGGTCACGAGCTTCACGAAGTACTCGTCGTCGAGCACCAGCGGCGTGGAGAGCCAGTTGTCGGCGTCGAGGAACCGGACGTGGACCGACTCGCGGTCGTGCCGCTCGGCGAGCGCGCGGACGACCGACTCGATCCGATCCCAGTCCGGGCTCCCCCGGACGACCTTCCGCAGTTCCATCACCTCGCCGTTGGACGGGCGAGGGGATAAACGACGGTGGCCAAACTGGACGCTTCACGCCGACACGATGGAGACCAACGGCAGACAACGTGTTTCTCAACGTACAGTAGTATTATGCACACGTAATTGTCAGTCGGTAACATGGCCCACTATCACGGTCTGGGCGAACAGCGAGGGATGAACGAGGCGGCGACGACCGCCAGCGGCCGTGTTCGGAGCCACCGCTTCTCTAACCGGTTCGCGGCGCTGGAGCCGTACGCGCCGGGCGATGGGTTCCTCGAATCGCTGGGCGGCGTCCACCTCGACGGCGGCGACGTCGACGGGCCGATGCTCGGCGACCCGACGAGCGAGGCGGCCGCCGACGCCGACGCGGGGGTCGCCTTTTTCGGCCAGTTCATCGACCACGAGATCACGTTCGACCCGACGTCGGAGCTGGAGCAGCGCAACGACCCGCGGGGGCTGCGGAACTTCCGGACGCCAGCACTGGATCTGGACTCGGTGTACGGCGGCGGCTCGGAGGTCCGGCCGTTCCTCTTCGACGACCGCGACGGGGCGAAACTGCTCACGGCGCCCGCGGCGCCGGAACCGACCGACGAGGACGCGCCGCGGCCGACACGGTTCGGGGCGACCGACCTCCAGCGGAACAGACAGGGGAGCGCGCTGCTCACCGACCCGCGCAACGACGAGAACCTCGTGGTCTCACAGCTCCACCTGACGTTCGCGAAGTTCCACAACCGCGTCGTCGACTACGTCCGATCGGGCGACGGCCACGCGCTCCTGGGCGAGGACGAGTCCGTGTACGACGCCGCGAAGCGGCTCGTCCGCTGGCACTACCAGTGGCTCGTCCTGCACGAGTTCCTGCCGTCGATCTGTGACGGCGCGGTGTTCGACGACATCGAGAACTCCGGGCGGTCGTACTTCCTCCGCTCGGACGATCCCGTCTCGATCCCGGTCGAGTTCGCGGGCGCCGCCTACCGCTACGGCCACAGCCAGATTCGGGATCGTTACACCGTCAACGACGACGCCACCGACGTGCAGTTCTTCCCCGGCCCCGCACCGGAGAACGCCGAGGCGGTCGCGGCGGCGGTGGCCGGCGATGGCGGCCCGCCACCACGTGTCGTCGAGGAGGAGACGAGCCGGAACCTCAACGGGTTCGCCCCCGTCCCCGACGAACTCGTGGTCGACTGGCCCCACTTCTTCGACCACGATCCCGCCGCCGAGGGGTCGACCGCCCAGCCCGCCCGGCCGATCGACACCGCGATGCCGCCGGCGCTGATGCTGCTCCCGTTCATCAGCCACGGGCCGACGTCACTGGCCGCGCGGAACCTCCACCGCGGGAAGGCGCTTGGGCTGCCGTCGGGGCAGGCGGTGGCCGAACGGATGGGGATCGAACCGCTCGACAACGACGATATCCCACTCCCCAGTGGGCAGACGTACGCCGAGTACCTCCGGTCGGTCTACCGGGGGGCGGAGACCGAGGCGCCGCTCTGGCTCTACGTGCTCGGCGAGGCAGCCGTCCAGGAGGACGGCCACCGTCTCGGCGCGGTCGGCAGTCGGATCGTCGCCGAGGTCATCCACGGGATGGTCGACGCCGACGACCGCGCGTTCGTCAACGAGGCCCCGGAGTGGACGCCGACGCTCCCCCGGCCCGTCTCGGACGGCGTCGACGACCGCTACCGGTTCGCCGACCTGTTCCAGTTCGCCACCGGACCCGCACCGGACGGTCTGGCGCTCGCCGCGATCGACGGCGACGGGAGCGGCGACGCGCCGGGGACCCCCGAGAGCGACCGGACAAACGGCGAGGCGGTGGTGCTCGAACACACCGGCGCCGGCCCGCTCTCCCTCGGCGGCTATCAGGTCGACTACGAGGAACAGACCGAGACCGTCGACGCGCTCGACGAACCCATCGCACCCGGCGAGACGGTCGTGGTTTACACCGGTTCCGGGCCAGCATCGACCGACGACATCGATGCGCGGGTGATCACGTTCGACCGCGACGCCGCCGTGATCGAGGACGGGGGCGAGTCGGTGGTCGTCCGGACGCCGACGGGCGAGGTGAGCGCGTTCGGTGAGTACGGCGGCTGACCCGGCAGGAGCAGGTCACGCGTCGACCGCGCCGTCGGCCGTGACCCACTGCCGGATCAGCTCGTTCACGTTGTACAGCAAGATTCCGACCGAGAGCAGCGTGGTCGCGAAGTACACCACCAGCGCGGGCGGGCCGCCGACCGTGGTGCCGAGGATCCCCCCGGCGAGGCCGACGACGGTGAGTTCGGCCCACGTCACGACGATCCGGGAGCCGAGGTTCGGCGCCTCAGCCATACGACGCCTCCTCGTCGATCGGCCCGCTGAACACGGAGTACAGCACGCCGAAGTACGAGAGCACGATCGGGAGCAGAAAGGCCATCATGATCGTCATCAGGTTCAGCGGCAGCGTCGAGACGATCCCCTCCGCGACCGAGACCTCCCCCGCGCGGTCGATCATCGGGAACATCGCGGTCGCGATCACGCCCACGAGGGCGGCGACCAGCCCCGCCACCGTCGCGAACGCGGCGTGGTACTGTCCCTGTCGCGTGGCGACGACGTACCCCCCAGCGAGCAGGACCGACAGCACCACCAGCCCGATCACGGGAACGGAGAGCAGCGCCGACTGGAGCGCGGGCGTCGTGACGTACACCGCGACGAGCGTGAGCGCGACCAGTCCGATGTAGGCGACGACCGCGCGAACCCCGTAGTAGCTGGCGTCGTCCCGGAGCGACCCCCGCGTTTTGAGCCCGAGGAACGCGGCGCCGTCGGCGACGGTCAGCGTCGCGACCGCGATCCCGCCGAGCACGCCCGGAATCGAGAGGATCCCCGCGACGCCGGTGAGCCAGTTGATCGCGAACATCCCCAGCAGGAACGGCGTCACCGCGCTGCCGACGACGAAGGAGTACCCCCAGTAGCGCCGCCACTGGTCGTCCTCGCGTTCCTCGTACATCTCCGGCGCGAGCCCACGCAGCCCCAGCGCGGCGAGGATCGCGAACATCAGCAGGTAGTAGCGGCTGAACAGGTTGGCGTACACCGCCGGGAACGCGGCGAACAGCGCGCCGCCGAACACCACCAGCCACACCTCGTTGCCGTCCCAGAACGGGCCGATCGCGGAGAACAGCTGCTCCTTCTCGTCGTCGTCGTCGCGGGTCGCGAACAGGATGCCGATCCCGAAGTCGAACCCGTCGAGGAACAGGAACATCCCCAGCACGAAGAACACGAGCCCGAACCAGATCGCCGGCAGCGGCAGCCCGAACAGCGGCCCGCCGGCGAGATCAACCATCGGCGCTCACCTCCGCCTCCGGCGAGGCGTCGTCGGTCGGCGCGTCGTCACTCTCCTCGTCCTCGTCGATCTCGGGCGGACCGTGCTGGATGATCCGCCGGACCACGTAGGTGTACAGCGCCAGCAGCAGCGCGTAGCCGCCGACGAAGCCGGCGAGGGTGAACGTCGCCTCGGCGCCGGTGAGGTTCGGCGAGACCCCCTCGGAGGTTTTCAACACCCCCTGGATCAGCCAGGGCTGGCGACCGACCTCGGTGACGATCCAGCCGGTCTCGACGGCGACGATGCCCAGCAGCGACGAGCCCATCAACGCCTTGTGGAGCAGGTCGTCCTCGAGCAGGTCGCCGCGATGCCAGCGGAAGGCGGCCCAGAAAGCGAGCAGGATGAACCAGAACCCCAGGGCGACCATGATGCGGAACGCCCAGAACACGAGGGCGACCGGCGGCGCCTGCGTCTCGAAGGAGTTCAGGCCGCGGATCTGTGCCTGCGGGTTGCCGCCGCTCGCGAGCCATGACGCGCCGCCGGGGATCCCGATCCCGAACAGGTCCTTGCTCCGGGGATCGAGTAGCTGTGAGAAGTCGGTCGGGAACGCGACGATGTACTCCGGGACGTAGGTGTCGGTCTCCCAGACCGCCTCCATCGCGGCGAACTTCTGGGGCTGAGTCACGTAGACGTGCCGGGCGTACATGTCGCCGTGGATCACCTGCAGCGGCGCCGTGATGACCAGCGCGACGATCGCGATCTTGAGCGTCTTCACCCAGAACGCCACGTTCTCGACCTCGGTCCCCCGGACGTGGTGTTTGTACACGAAGTAGGCGGCGACGCCGGCCATGAACAGCGCGACCGACTCCACCGCCGAGTTCTGCATGTGGATGAACATGTACTGGAACCGGGGGTTGAAGTACGCCGCCATGGGGTCGGTCAGGTGGACCACCTCCTGCCCGCCCTCGTTCACCAGTTCGTACCCCCGCGGGGTCTGCATCCAGGAGTTGGCGATCAGGATCCAGACCGCCGAGAGCCACGTGCCGAGCCCGACCGCGACGCTCGAGAGGAAGTAGAACGCGTCGGAGACGCGATCACGGCCGTAGAGGAAGATGCCGAGGAACGTCGCCTCGAGCATGAACGCCATCATCCCCTCCGTCGCCAGCGGGCCGCCGAACAGCTCGCCCGCGAACGTCGAGAACGCCGCGAAGTTGGTGCCGAACTCGAACTCCAGCACGAGCCCGGTGACGGTGCCGACGACGAAGCTGACCGCGAAGATCTTGACCCAGAACCGACGGAGCCGCTCGTAGATCGCCTCGCCCGTCCGGATCTCCTTCCAGGTGAAGTAGATCAGAAACGGCGCGAGCCCCATGCTCATCACGGGGAAGATGATGTGGACGATCGTGGTGACGGCGAACTGCAGCCGACTGGCTGCGACGGGGTCAACCATCGCCCCGGCCCCCTCTCCGGGCCTGCTCCCTCCGGCCGCGTCCGGCCGAGGGAACGACGAGACCCCGCCAGTCCTCGACGGTACTGTCTGGAGACATTGCTCTGTCCGACGTTCCGAACCTGAGGCAGTTAACTCTGGTCCGTTCCGGCGGGACGCTGGAGGCGAAACCACCTTACTCTGGCCCGATCAGCGGCCGTCGGTAGTCGGTGGGCCGGGTCGTGTCGGGAGCTGTGCCCGAAGGTCGGCGTACACGTCCGCACAGGACTCCCCGGGATCGCGGTGGTCGGCGACTGTCCCGAGCGTCTCGAAATCACCGACGACGACGAGTCGGCGTTTCGCCCGGGTCAGCGAGACGTTGAATCGGCGCTCGCCCTCGTCACCGAACGTGAGGAAGCCGGAGCTCCCGCGATCGTTCGAGCGAACGAGCGAGAGCACGACGGCCTCGCGCTCGCTGCCCTGAAACGAGTCGACCGTGTTGACCTTGACCCCCCTGGTACTGACGTCCCGGTCCGCGAGCGCGTTCTCGATACAGTTGATCTGGCCCGAGTACGGCGTGATGACGCCGATATCCGACTGGGACAGACCGCGCTCGCGGAGGCGCGCGACCTCGTCGGCGACGATGTCGGCCTCCGTGGGGTTCCGATAGGAGCTCCCGGCGGTCCGCTCCTCCCCGCCGGCGACGTCGTACGCGACGAGCGGGTCCAGATCGTCGATCGTCCAGTCGCGGTTCCGGTCGGCGGTCTCCAGCCGACCGCCGTAGAACGCGCCGTTGGGGAAGTCGACGATCGCCTCGTGCATGCGGTACTGCCGGCGGAGCATCGTCCGAACGCCGTCGTCGTACGTTTCGAGGAGATGCTCGAACAGCGAGACCTCGGCCTCGCGCCGTTCGAGCTCGTCCGAGGCGAACGGCGAAAGCTGTTTGTGGTCGCCCGCGAGCACCAGCCGGTCCGCACAGGCGTAGGGGATAGTGCTCGCCGGGATCGACGCCTGCGTCGCCTCGTCGAGCACGGCGATATCGAACTCGTCGACCTCGAACTGGCTGGCCATGCTCGTCGTCGCGCCGACGACGTTCGCTTCCGCGACGGGACCGTCGGTGTAGCGATCCGCGACGAGATCGCTCTCGGGATGGCCCACTCGGCGGATCTCGACCT
It encodes the following:
- the gfo6 gene encoding D-xylose 1-dehydrogenase Gfo6, which translates into the protein MDLQALVDAASTRDWDTDPEGTAPLAVVGLGNYARNVSIPAIEAGDYAEVGAVVSGDPEKAERVADEHDAVPLSYETYAEGAGLDAYDAAYVATPNRLHLDHVRTAANHGKHVICEKPLEATTERAVAAVDACEEAGVTLMTAYRMQADPVIRALGSFVSRGGIGDPTKAMGEFTFPVLDGSKRPDQWRLDAELAGGGALVDVGVYPLNTTRYLLGADPGAVEAMAHASEPFGDRPDDSDSPRFADEHVHVLASFPEGVVGEFTASFSGDADSWLELAGSDGRIRVENAFVPGADRTVRVSTEDGDVELSGLGADETREEFDYFAHCVLTGTPPEPDGQDGLTDVAIMDAAYEAAESGERVTLTRR
- a CDS encoding cupin domain-containing protein — translated: MEPINEADLPWTTTERGETEFRRKKLAAAAAEGDPDLGCSLYELPPGKRSWPYHYHTGNAEALYVLAGSGLLRASDDEHELQAGDYVACPTGPEGAHRVVNDGDEPLRYLAMSTMNDPDVTVYPDSEKIGVYAGSPPGGDGERDVDGYYDRDATVDYWDGEE
- a CDS encoding helix-turn-helix domain-containing protein, with the translated sequence MSERLESIQDCEDCVEPADAFGLVANETRLSILEALWTADSSPVRFSELRAEVGMRDSAQFNYHLDKLTDQFVRKVDEGYELRHAGEKVVQAVLAGSFTQHPTLDPIDVGDPCVNCGADLRATYEDEQLSIACPDCGYGHGEYAFPPGGLTDRTDEERLAAFDQRVRHLHCLAKDGVCPECSGRMETTVERAEGCCVGSELTAIHRCSQCNHQLCSAVGLALLDDSVVVGFHREHGVSLSDRPYWTLPWCVSDDAIDLVSEQPQRFEVTIELDGGALTVTLDDDLSVLDTERSA
- a CDS encoding ABC transporter ATP-binding protein, with product MATSPPAVEIDGLHKRFGSVTALRGIDLTVERGEVFGFLGPNGAGKSTTIDCLLDYLRPTEGGVEVFGIDAQQESGRVRQRVGVLPDGYDTFPEYTARDHVAYAIDSKDATDDPDALLDRVGLAGEEERVADDFSKGMTQRLMLAMALVGDPDLLVLDEPSTGLDPNGVRLMREIVREEVDRGATVFFSSHILDQVERVSDRVGILADGELVAVDSVEGLRGAGAVSALTVHCDPLTESAVDAVGSLADVESVEAEEGRITATCAGPAKVDVLDTLREHGAEIRDVESDAGSLESVFAAYTGEGGDGGGAGASVEATGVAE
- a CDS encoding ABC transporter permease subunit, with translation MSLRTVAEKYARDTRRTKSVWVVTALFVAVFGFLGWSGAYDYNGEVRALAAGGIGNSAAILVPLTTLALGNGAVAGGRESGSLRVLLAFPHSRREVAAGAFLGRLGPLLLAVVAGLLAAPITYTVRAGQLPGVDYLVLVGLVVLWTVFCTSLAVGISALVSTGRRAIAGGLGTYIGFLFLWSWVPSQIVRRLYPREERYPLPEWAQIWNALDPISAFTGATRLLNYRPDEALAVYETIPFSAAVVAAWVLVPMALALWRFPNTDL